Genomic segment of Kiritimatiellia bacterium:
GGCTCGCACCGCGGGGGGGTATGCGGGGCTGCTCTGTCGCATCTCTGCGGACACGACGGACTGGCACGCGGTGGATGATCGCAACCGAACTGATCTGGCGATTCACGGTGAACCAGCGCTCGCGGTGGATTTTCAGATGCGCGCAGACGGAAGGCCGGCGGGGATTGCGATGCTCGACCATCCCGATAACCCCGGTTCCCCGGTACCGTGGTTTTTGCGGCTTGATTCCAAGAAGCGGTACGGCCTGTCCGGTCCGGGATTCCTGTTCGCGGGTCCCCGAACGTACGCGCCGGGGCAGCGGTGGCGTTTGCGTTACCGGGTGATTGTGCATCCAGAGTGGTGGTCCGTTGACCGTCTGCGTCGGGAGCTGGCCAAGTTCAGCTCACCGCCGAACTAGTGGTGTGCCGGTCCCGCCGCCTTTTTTGCGAGTGTTCTCCGGGCGCGCGGCTCCCCCTCCGGTGGCTTGCTTCCGCTGATCCAGGTTCCGGACGCGGTTGGACTGCGGCGTCTGCGGAACGGACGTCCTTCGAGGTTGGAAAGCGCGGTTTTACCCGCGCCGCGACGACCCCCGCTGGCTGGGCACGACGGACGGGCGGCACTCGCGCGCCGGTGAGCCGTGGGGCGGGGCTTCGAATGCATTTCTGTGCCGGGCATGGGGGCCAGGTTTGGCGCATTGAAGGACCGGGTGCCCGCCCGGCTGCGACGCCGGCGCACAGTCATCGTGACATCTTGCTGGACAACCGGGCGCCTCCGGCTGCCGATCATCGCCGCAAGCGTGATACGGCCGCGCAGGACGGGCCCGTGGCCCGATCGTTCTACGTGCCGGTCGTGTTCAAACCCAATAGCCGGGATGGTAACTGAGCCGACGCACCCACGAGCGCGGCAGGCGGTCGGCGCGATGGCCGAGGATCGTCCCGAGCGCCCGTGCCGCGTTGTATGCGGCGTAGTACGGCCACCAGCGCACCGACTGACGCAACATGTGCCGCGCCTCCATTCTCAGATATCGACGGCCGGCTCGGACACTGTCGCCGAGCGTGTGGCCGTCAAACACCTGGCGGAGCGCAAACGCGCTGTCGAAATAGCGGCGGAAGGTTTGCGAGAGGGTGTAGTGGTGGGAATGCAGCACGATCGAGTCGGCCGCGTAAACGATCGCATGTCCTTCCCGCAGCAGATCACGCGAGAGCTGCTGGTCCTCGCACATCAGCAGGTTTTCGTCGAACGGATGTGCCTGCCAGGCGGAGCGCCGCACTGCGGAGCTGACATTGGAAAAGAAGACCGCGGTCAGGTCCAACGGTTGGCCCGGCTGCGCACGGCGCACGACCGGCGGGCCGGGCGGAAAGTGAAACGCGATCTGAAACGCCTCGACCGGATCCACCGGGCCGCGGGGCAGCCACCTCGAATAGGCCGCCGCGACGGTCGGATCCTCGAACGGTGCGATCAATCGATCGAGCCAGCGGCCATTGGCGGGCAGCGCGTCCTGCGTCAGAAACACCAGCAGTTCGCCGATGGCCTCGCGGGCGCCGAGGTTGCGAGCGCGGCCGTGCCGAAACTTTGTGATCGGCAGCGTGCGCACGCGCTCAAACCGCCGCGCAATCTCCAGCGTGCGATCGCGCGACATCGAGTCGACCAGAATCACCTCCTCGGGCGGGGCGGGTTGCTGGGACAAGATCGCGGCCAGCAACTCGGGCAGCCAGCGCTCCGCGTTCCACACCGGAATGATCACCGAGACTTTCATACCGCCCCTTCGTGACTCGCCGGCGTCGCGCGGGCACGTCGCCGTGCCAGCGCGCGGTCGAACACTCGTGACCAGACGATATATCGCGCACAATTCAGCGGTCCTGCGTGTGCGGCCGTCGTCAGCAGGCGTGCCCACGGTACCCTCTGGCGGTGCGCCAGCGCCAGCAGACACCGATAGGCGGCCCGGGAGAGCGGAGCCACGCGGTCGAGCCAAGCCGCGGAAACCCCCGAGGTGGGCGCCAACTCTCGGAGACGGGACTGAACCCGAAGGAACTGCCGCTCCACGTCGTCCGCGTCGCGGGTGCGCACGGACGACTGGGAGGCCGGATGAATGCGGAAATCAGCAAGCGGGGCGTCGAGGTATACCATCGGTGCCGCGGCCGCGAGCCGGATCCAGAGATCCCAGTCGGCGAGATACCACAAGGTGTCATCCATCGGCCCGACCTGTTCGAGCAGCGTGCGGCGCGCACAGACTCCGGGCAGCGGAATCGGGTTCTGCATCGCAAGTCGGCGCAGCGAGCCCGGCGCGGAGAGCGGGCGGTCCGCCGGGAACGGGCAGCGCCAGCGGCCCAGTGGGCGGCCGGCATCATCCACGAAGCGCGCCGCATGCACGATCCAGCCGGCCGCCGAATGGCGAGCGGCCGCCTGCCGCAGCGCCGAAAGGCGCCCAGGCGCCCACGCGTCATCCTGGTGCAGGAAGCTCACCCACTCTCCCCGCGCCAGTTCGAGGCCGCGCTGGGTCGCGGCGACCCAGTTGCCCGAGCGGGGCCCGCTCACCACGCGCAGCGGCAGCCGGCGCGACCACTCGTCGAGCAGCCGGGGCGAGTCGTCCGTCGAACCGTCCTCCACCGCGATGATCTCCATCGGCTCCCCGGCCGCGGGGGCAAGCGAGTGGAGTGCGGCGGACAGATGGCGCGCCCCGTTGAATACCGGCATGACGACCGAGATCCACGGCGACGCGGATGGTGCAACTCCCTTCACCGCCGCCGGCGCATGCCCAGAATGCTGACGAACGCGCCGCTGAAAAGCGTCTGCGTACCCAGCGCAATCAGCGTCGCGCCG
This window contains:
- a CDS encoding glycosyltransferase, with amino-acid sequence MKVSVIIPVWNAERWLPELLAAILSQQPAPPEEVILVDSMSRDRTLEIARRFERVRTLPITKFRHGRARNLGAREAIGELLVFLTQDALPANGRWLDRLIAPFEDPTVAAAYSRWLPRGPVDPVEAFQIAFHFPPGPPVVRRAQPGQPLDLTAVFFSNVSSAVRRSAWQAHPFDENLLMCEDQQLSRDLLREGHAIVYAADSIVLHSHHYTLSQTFRRYFDSAFALRQVFDGHTLGDSVRAGRRYLRMEARHMLRQSVRWWPYYAAYNAARALGTILGHRADRLPRSWVRRLSYHPGYWV
- a CDS encoding glycosyltransferase; the protein is MPVFNGARHLSAALHSLAPAAGEPMEIIAVEDGSTDDSPRLLDEWSRRLPLRVVSGPRSGNWVAATQRGLELARGEWVSFLHQDDAWAPGRLSALRQAAARHSAAGWIVHAARFVDDAGRPLGRWRCPFPADRPLSAPGSLRRLAMQNPIPLPGVCARRTLLEQVGPMDDTLWYLADWDLWIRLAAAAPMVYLDAPLADFRIHPASQSSVRTRDADDVERQFLRVQSRLRELAPTSGVSAAWLDRVAPLSRAAYRCLLALAHRQRVPWARLLTTAAHAGPLNCARYIVWSRVFDRALARRRARATPASHEGAV